In Pyrus communis chromosome 15, drPyrComm1.1, whole genome shotgun sequence, the genomic stretch ctatgctccagttgcaagacttgacacggtaagattactAATCTCTCTTTCCGCTcagcataaatggaaaatttatcaattagatgtcaagtcagccttccttaatggagttcttgaggaagaagtgtacgtggaacaaccagaaggcttccaagtacaaggaaaagaagataaggtgtatcgtttgaagaaagctttgtatggcctcaagcaagcaccacgagcttggaactcaaggattgacaactaccttcaccaaaatggatttcagaaaggtccatacgagcattcagtttacatgaagaacggtgaaaaaggggagttcttaattatttgtctctatgtagatgacttgttgtttacaggaaacaatgaagcaatgttctatgagttcaagcaatccatgttcagtgaattcgagatgactgacaatggattaatgtcatactttcttggcatagaggtgaagcaagaaagtgacggtatctacatctctcaacaaaagtacatgagagatatattggagaaattcaatatggacaagtgcaatattgtcaacactctagttgcaactggattgaagctgtccaaggaaggagaaggtgagtttgtaaactcaaccgtgtacaaaagcttggttggaagcctaaggtaccttacaatcacaagacctgatatagtttatggtgttggactcgtgagtcgatacatggaaacaccaaaggagtctcattggctggccgccaagagaattttgaggtacataagaggtactctaaactatggtctattttataattttggtgaagatgcaaaattatttggttattcagatagtgattggggaggtgaccaagatgaaaggaaaagcacaattggctatgtgttttttctaggatcaacagctttctcatggacttcaaagaagcaatcaattgttgctttgtcatcatgtgaaaccgagtatgttgctgtagcctcaaccgtatgtgaggcaatttggttaagaaatctgttgaagtcagtgtgtcatccacaagtggaatcgactgtgattcatgtgGATAACGTGTCTGTAATCAAACTTGCAAataatcctgttcaacatggaaggagcaagcacattgataccaggttccattttctaagggaccatgtgaagcaaaagacaattgagctTGTCTATTGTCACACAAAGGAACAAGTGGCTGACATCTTCACTAAGCCACTACCAGTTGAATCATTCCGGTTattgcgtgaaatgctaggcatgaaggcattttgatttgagggggcgtgttggaaattcaaataaaaacaggctgtaaaaggttgcttctagctgttagtttctttacaggttgtatccacacatgctgcaactataaagactaaagtttcctccatgtgctagctgaaatggtgatgaaagacagcaagtgtgctgccatgtgatgtgctagcaggaagacagcagtgtgctgctgtgtattagccgaaagagtgttgattgcaagctggaaagatagttgcatatgtgtgctagactgtccaaagttcttgcatgtgttttaaagggtgtaaagatgttaaacaccccattcattgcatgtgttgttgcattgtttatcaatttctgttttgtataaataggccatcttgctaagctttATAGCATCCTatccaaatcccatttccattctcattttcagcttgtaagctttaagagttgtaaactcttctaatatttcaaagtgtttgttatcaccaagcttgctacttctttcatatatcaaagtccaagtgttttaccaaagcttgttgcttccctcctttctctatttctttgtccaattttattgagagtgaaagtgagaggtgtgatagagtttgtaaacttatcacccacatattttggtattgagttagtaaactcttgTGAATACCAACAGGGTTTCACCAGTAAAACAAATGCTGTTTCCATAGGCAAGTTATGCACTGGGTAAAGAAAGGCTGAGAGTACTGTGTAGGGAAGTGCAAGTCTCTTTCATTTGGTGGAGTACTTAGTTCCTTGATCAAAGCCTCGTTTTTACTAAACATTCAACCCATAATGTTAGTGGCTTAAACAGAATCTTAGTACTAATAAACATGGTTACTTTTCGTATTTTCCTTTCCAACTCAACCTAATAAAatatcggaactccgaagtgtAAGAGTTTAACAAAACTCTAGTTCATATCAAAGTCTTCAGAAGGAGATTCGCAGCAGCTAATTTGTTATTGACAATTGTCAAGTACATAAGGAAGTGAAACTATGAATGTTCTTGcaggaaaaaaataatcatCCTAACTGATATATATAAACTGACTACTCTGAGATTTGTTTCTATGGTGATTTTGGATTGGATCACATAACCCTTAAATCTAATCAATTATCCAAACTAGGTGAATCGCGATaattcttatttttgttttcctagATATCGTACCCCTATGTATCTGAGTTCCTGTATATGTCAGCGAAATTAACTCCAAGAGCTGCTTCTTGTCCTGCAGAAGTAACCCCCAACATCCAAGTTGCAGGAGTTTTGGAAATTTCCTTGATGAAATATAACTCATTTATGTTAGCAGTTGAGCAGAATGTATTGCAGATAGTATAGAATTTCATGTACTTGTAACCCTATCTAACCTCAAAGTAGTTGATCTAGGGGGAACAATGGTGGCCTAGATCCAACATAAATTTCTCCGCCTCCTTGTTTCAAAAGAACAGCTGCAAGAATGTTATTAGTTCTTGTAACATTAAGTAGCATAGTCAAATTGTGTAACCTAAAGCATAAAAAAGGTAATGCCAACAGTGACGTCGTCTTTCAGAGCCCGGGGGTCTAAAAGCAGTGTCTTTCTGCAGAAATCAGACTAGAAATTTGAGAACTCTATGTTAAATATTTGCATCAGTAATATTGCCTAATTGATTACCTTCTTGGCTTGATAATTCCACTAACATCATTGAGGATTGGCAATTGTTGCTTTCGACTCGGAAGAATATGGACGTAATTCAAGAacaatttgagagagagaaagtaaaaCGTGATGTACAAAAGAAATTTTAAGCTACATATAAACTGTTACTGCACAAATTTGTGAAAGATGAAGTGCCTCTAATGTACccagtttttggtttgtttgattcAAAAGATGAATTACCTCTGACATATTAATGGAGAAGTTGAACATTGTAGGCAATGCCTTACCACCaacataagctcttctttaacATTTAAATGCTCGAACCGCACTTCAGTCATTGGATATTCAAGAGCGGAGTCAAGAATTTTTTATTGGGTGggctaattttatttatttatttttaatgcatAAGTTAACTTCTATAAGGAAACTCTAATGAATGACCAAACAAGATATTATTGTTGTTCAATTAAttagaaaaacaaatattttaatattttattatttggacaaaaaaaaaaaaaaagaagaataagtCACTCAGTATCACagtttggtggtattcctcttcacttggaagtgagaggtcttgggttcgaatgtcatggatggcgaattcgataccaaattaggttgctcattgtgttgcttagccgaactctcctctattcttagtgtaaaaatatcgatgaactaaaaaaaaagaaaaaaaaaaaaattggactcCACTAGATCAAGGAAGTTTGTTGTATTATTAATGGCATTGGCATTGAGCTTTTCAATGTGAACATGGGTGGACTAGCGGTGGCTAAACTAAAAACTTATATGAGGTAAAATGAATTGGGCGTTTCTAAGTGCAGACCTTGCGTGCGAACTGGAATTTAACGGTCGTGATCTGACGAGCTCACGCCTAAAATCGAATTGTTGTGACTGCaattcaaaactttttttttttttttttttattcattgcGGCGAAAGGGGGAGGTGAGAGAGGTTCTTCACGcgtccaagaaggaaagaatGACAGAAAGAGGGAGGTAGTGTGAGGAATCGATTTCAGGTGGACTGAATCTTTGTTTCGATTGTGACCCGGTAGTTCTATacctttaatttcttttttttcactgGGTACGTTTTgttggagagagagggagaaattaGGGTTGTTTTCGCAGGGAAAGAGTGGCACAAAGAGGGAGCCAATGAATGGTGGAAGTGTTTGATTTTAGGTGGATACCGTGGATTGAAGCTAAATTTCGATTGCGACCCGTAAACCTgtaaaattgaaattcaaataCAACCCACCAAGCTTTCCCGCACTTTCATGCAAATTAAAATTGCATATCGTGGATTTTTATAGCTGAACCAGCTGATACATTAAATGAAATGGCTCTCAGGGTCTATGATCAGACATACATGACCAAACATTTGTGTGTGTCTTACCAGACATGTCTTTCCCTTCAGAAGGAACGGGAGTTTAATACACATTTATTTTATATGAACTTCAAAAAGTATATCCTGTGCATAGTCCAACATTTCATAAAATACTTGGTTTTTACACAGTTACACTTAGTAATCTCTCTTACATAAATCATAGTTTAATATGcatacatcattttttttttgtgtatttattttttacaagtAATTTTTGAACATATGTCAAACTGTAATTTGTAcgtgaaaagaaaattgtaatttttagtGTGCCAATTGAATATGTTAAACTGTGATTATACTTGAGAATTATGACAAAAAACTGTAATTAATTTGTATGTAGAAAAGACATTGGAGCAAAAAAACCAATCTCTCTTTATGTACCACAAATCGCAGatttaaaagtaaaatattttaGGGGCAAAACGAAAAGAAACGGCTTCAGATCTGCAGCTGCATGATTTTCCCTACACAAGAAACAAATATCAATCACTTAGTTAAAAGGTAAAACTACAGGGTTGTTTATTCAATTAAACGTGCCGGTTCCATACGTGCaatgaacaaattaatttgATTCTTATTTAATCGTGATATGAACCTGTTGCTTATTGCTTAATATCCCAGCTAGCAAGatttaatcaatttctaatAATGAATGAGACTGTGAGAGTTCCATTGAATTATAAATTGCAATAAAATAGCAAAAGCAAGATTAATCATTatatttcctcttctttttttgtttcaatttgatTATGTCATCGCTAAGCACGAGCTACAATGTCAACCCTTTTTTAATAAGCTCCGGGCAGACAGATATTTTGTCTTGCTTGCTAGCTGGTCGGCCTTccataaaaaaagaaataaaaataaaaataaaaataaaaagctttGAGAACGTGATCTAATGCGAGATCAGAGACACGGATAAGTTGTCAttcttattatttaaaaaacaataatCAACTTGAGCATTATATTCTCAATGTGCGTTCAAGTGGTGAATTTTCTAAATTGAAAGGAATTGGTAGTCTTGCAAAAAAATAATGGAGACAGGGAGAAATATAGTATATAATCATGTGTAATTGTTATCACATTAGCTTTGATTCTACTAATTGCCACTACTTTAGTCGAGTGAGTCTTTTTTCACTCTGAATATTGTGAAAAGTAAATTACATAACCAAATATGAGACCAATGGTTGATTGATTGCATGGTGGTTTATATTGAGAGCAATGTTTTTTCTTCCATTAATAATGAAGTTATAATGCAGcattttcaaaatatgaaaacgcATCGTGGACAATTATAAAttgtattgttattttttttttataaattatgaatAATAGAACTACAATTTCATTTTAAGGTTATTATATGTCTAAGAAATGTTTATGAACTTTATTGTGACCttccaaattatttttttggatcTGTCAGTGATATTAGATGCATGAATTTTTTTCACCTTAGCTGGGGGAAAGATCAAGTCTCAAGAGGCTCTCAGAGTCTCAACCATTGACTTTGAACCAAAAGTTCGTACGTGCAATCATTTTCATCTTAGCTAGGGGGAAAGATGAAGAGGCTCTCAGAGTCTCAACCATTGACTTTCAACCAAAAGTTCATATGTCTAATAACCATTCAAGTTAGCACATATGCTTGGACCcggcttctctgccctcccacttcccatACATTCTtatcccctcctattttgtgcggtcacagTTACGCCACGTCagtattttatattgatttttttttatagagataataaaacaaaaatcaatagtaatataaaatattgacgtggtttaaccgtgaccacacaaataggaggggatgaaagTGTAtgagaagtgggagggcagagaagccgGGTCCAAACATATGTGCTAACTTGATTTGTGATTAAACATATGAACTTTTGGTTGAAAGTCAATGGTTGAGACTCTGAGAGCCTCTTGATCTTTTCCCCTAGCTAAGATGAAAATGATTGCACATACGAACTTTTGGTTCAAAGTCAATGGTTGAGACTCTGAGAGCCTCTTGAGACTTGATCTTTCCCCTAGCTAAGGTGAAAAAAATTCATGCTAAGTCaatggattaaaaaatttaggttttaaccaaaataataaaaatgtgttataagtgaatagtactataaatgactttttataataaaaatgtctttaacgttaaaagtgaacagtatcaggagtgtttcgttaaaactcctttaTTACTTATTAAAATCCCATTCTAAATCTTCTTGAATTAAACTTACCATTCATCATCCATCATTGTTGTTGAGAATAGGAATTTATATTGGGAAAGAAGAGACTTTGTATGAGTTTATAAGTAGTTGGTACTTTTCACATTATCAATTGCttttatgatgaaacctcaAATTTCTTCATCTATCAGAGCATGTTATCCCAAATGTGAAGCCTAATGGCCACACGTGCTTTATGTCACCTGATTTGTGTTGTTCACGagttagacttgaaaatttgtcacacATAAGAGAGCGTGTTGAGCGTATGAATCCTATATCAGAAAAAAGAATAAACCTTATATGGGAAATACTTGAGCTACTCCACATATTGCCGATGTTAATTTTAAAgttgaacctcaactttcttcaattaTCAATTTTGTCTTTTAAATTCACATGACTGACAACATAATTAAAATCTTATTCATCCGTAATAGACCAAAACGGGTACGAAACAGTCTTTTTAAGGACAATGGGATGGTGATTCCACACTTTCGTTTTCTCTTTCTGCAgtcctccattttttttccccttGACACTCCTTTAATTTGTTCAATCTAGAGGAAAGCATAGAGAGAAAAGAAGAGTGCAAAAATTACTACTCCTAATTTACACATAGGTGAGATACAAGACCCTATTGGGCCCAAAGACATTTATTAAACAgaaacgaaatttacatgttgAATTAAAATGCAATTACAAAATTCAGATCAAATTCCATACATATGGAGTCGGCTTTGGCATACCCTATAACATGTATATTATGCATACTTACAAATATCTTGGAATTCCGTAAAAACCAAGGACATGTTATTGgctttttatgttttcttcAGAATCTCTCATCTCTTTTGGAAATTAAATGCCTTGATTGAGAAGGCAAAAGTGAACCCAAAGAGCACACAAATGCCAACGTGCACAGCTGcaattacacccaaaaggtCCCGTCTATACCCAAAGTAATTCCTCACAAAGTGTTCCACACTTTCACCTGAATCAAATTTGTCTTTTATGTCTCCAAACTGCGAAGTAATCAATCCGTATAACGTGTATGAGACCGGGCAAATCCAGTAGTACCATCTCCACCAAATTGGCATTCTCTGTGATAGAAACAAATTTAGTACATTGTAAGTAATGGTTCATCGTGATACAAGGAAGTTTCTTAAACTCAAACCAGACATACATAAGAGCTATAGGAACTTACCGTTCTTGGAACGATGAATCCTGAGAAGAGATTCCATATTGCATAGAAGGCAGAGGCGACTATGGCACCAATGTTATGATTGGGAGTCACGGCTACGGTCATCATACCATAGAACGTGAAGTATAAGAAAGTGAAGTACATGAAGAAGATGTACCAAAGGAACTTGCTGACTGTCCACTCAAATCCGATCATTGTGTATACAATAACTCCATATATGATTGTCTGAACAAAAATATACGGGAGCTCAATCACTACCTGCAAATCATAGGAATTTGGTGAGATCCATACCATCATGGCCGAATTCaacaaaaactaataaaattcaTGTTTATACAACTTCAAGGGTAAGAGTAACCAAGTAGACTGAAACATGCTTCAATAATTTGTTCTTTTTGAAATTCTGAACATTTCAATAAAGAAGAATCACAGTTTGATTGGATCATCTACCCTTTAGAAAGGCAACCTTAATGAGAGAAATACCTGTCCAAAGGCATACGGCAATGCCGAGTACATTCCAGCTGCCCTTTCTCTGTAAAAGACTGTCCTCTCAATAGCCACAACCGGCTGTACTGATGAGGAATTTTGATACCCAATGAAGAGAACAGCAGCATAAATGGAACCCATTGCATTGAAAAGATCTTGTTGGTTTCTCCTGCATTTTCAATAATTATTGTCAAATTAAGGACTAAAGTTTCCATTTTCACACTGTTTTGTTGTATGTTTTAAACTTGGGGTGCCATTTACCTTTTCGAGCCCAGATCCCAGAATATTGTCCCAAACATTAAAGCTATGAAAATTGTGAACAAGAGTCTCACTGCACTGTATGGCGGGTTTCGCCAGTATGATAAATGTTGTTTCCATAGACAGGCCATGCACTGGCTGAAGAAAGACTGAGAGTACTGAGTAGGGAAGTACAAGTCTTTTGAACCAGCTGGAGGAGTACTTAGCTCCTTGATCATGGCCTTGTTTCTCCTGAACCATTCAAGATGTTATTAGTAGTTACAAAACCAAATGTGCTAAAATTCAACTAGAAAATTCTTCAACTTCCAGGTTTTAGGGGCATTTAGAATTAGAATTAGAAACTTCAGCGGAACCCTACCTGTATAGTTCTGAGTTCCTGTATATATCCGTGAAGTTGACACCAAGAACTGCTTCTTGTGCTGCTGCAGTAATCTCCAACATCCAAGTTGCAGGATTGTAACCATCCTTAATTTTAGGAACTCCATCAATATcctttgttaaaacaaaaaccaTGTCAGTAAATACAATTAGGTATGACAACGTTTGAGAGAGTGCGAATTCGTAAACATGTTAAACAGATATTGGAAACATGCTTTTATAAGCCTTACCTCAAAGTACTTGATCAAATGTGCAGAATGACGGCCTAAAGGACCAACATATATTTCTTCACCTCCCCTTTTCAAAAGAAACAGCTGCAGTGCGAGATTGAATTGATCAGTTATGGTAATATTAAGTAgcacattcattttttttttaattctaaagCATAAAGAGTGTCTTGCCTCATCGAAAGAATCAAATATGTCAATGCTTGGCTGATGGATGGTGCAGACTACAGTTCGCCCAGTGTCCACTGTATTCCTCACTGTTCTCATTACAATTGCAGCTGCCCTGGCATCAAGGCCAGAGGTTGGCTCGTCCATGAATATTATGGATGGATTGGCAACAAGCTCTACTGCAATCGTTAGCCTCTTACGCTGCTCAGTTGAGAGACCATTCACTCCAGGCAATCCAACAAGCGCTTCTCTTATGGAGGTCAGTTCCACAAGATCCATGACTTCCTCAATAAACATCTGCAAAATTTTTAGTCAACAACTTGACTAAACAGACCACACTAAATTGACAAATATGCGACCTTACTGTCATATGCTTTACCTTTCTGGTAGTGGAATCAACCTCAGGAGGCAACCGGAGGGATGCAGAGTAAACCAAAGACTCATAAACTGTTACATGAGGAGAGTGTATGTCGGTTTGCTCACAATATCCTGATATGCGAGCAAATGTTTCTTGCTTTTTAGGATACCCAGATATTGTGATGTTTCCTTCAATAAATCCACCCGTTTTCCTCCCTGCCAACACATCCATTAGAGTAGTCTTTCCAGCGCCACTAATACCCATCAGAGCTGTTAAGACTCCTGGCCTAAAAGCACCGGTCACACCCTTCAGAAGTGGTAGCCGATCCTCAGTTACCCCTTGCTTTTTCATTTCCTGAAGCCATGTTATAAATTTGAGGTTAAAGATGTATTCAGTGCTACTTGTAGAGAAGTAAAGAGAAGCATTGTTGCCTGAATCTCAAACCGAATTCGTGaataaccaaaacaaaatggGAATTTTCTTCAGAAAAGCTCTTCAAGCCTGAAATCTCAAACATTGTTTTCGCTTACATAAAACTGAAAAATACCTGGGGCATGTCAACGGCATATTTGATTTCATCAAAAGTAATCCAAAGAGGTTCGAAAGGAAGAACCATTCCTCGCTTCTTGTTTTGATTGGCTTCAGTAATGCTACCCACTCTTGCAGACAGTGTTCTTGATGATACACTTCTTCGACTTTCATTCCTTGGGTCTGCATTGTTAACCAAGAAATCATGTTATAGATCGAAATATGCAAGCTACTAGGGAGACTTAATCTTGGGAACTTTTCGACTCACCAGAAGAGTTCTTCCCTCTTGATGATAGCTCAACAGAATCTCCAGCTTTATCAGTAAGTTTCTCAGCCAAGGCCTCTTTGGATAGTACTGCTTGAGGCTTCCCAAATGCTGCAAAATAGTTGTTCGGGTCATTAGTTATAATGCTCATATGGAAATACCAAAAAACATATGTGCACAGATACTTACGATTGAGAAACTTCAAGGCCAAAGTATAGAAGAAATTGAATAGAAAAATATATCCGACTGTAGCTCCTACTCCAATCCAGTACCAATATGGTTGTATGAAAACCCCGCGAGACTTCAAGACCATAACTCCTAACGATTCTGTTGAATTAGGAGGAACCTAGAACACaaatatatccatatgtatcaGCTAATGctttcaaaataaaatcctgAAACACTAATGTTTCCACTTACATGGCTCCAACTGTCTCCGAGAAATTCATTGACAGCTATGGCGTTTTGGCCATACATCATCGGTGAGGCCCAATAACCCCATATCCACCACTTCTTCACGTTGTCTGATTCAAAAGACATATTTAAAACCATCAGCCAAAAGAAATGtgattatttttcttattacttAGATTATATTGTTTCCATGCATAGTTCACCTCGAGACAAGacaaagccacccaaaactaGTACTGCAAGCAACGCGAAAGACCCGAATGTGTTTGCAACAATGATATTCCTCCCTAATGCCCCCATAAATCGGAATAGTCCTGATGCCATCTGGTTAAGCAATAGGAGTAAAAGATATTGTCTAAAAAACCTGCCATTTGAGAGACGTCATCAGATTCTGAAACCACATGTGAATTATAAATAGGATTTGTAGTGTGTATGATGTTTTCTTTCTCACCTTTCGATGTTTGGATCAAAACCAATTACATAGTACGTCATGACCACCCAAACGGCAACTTCTACGAAGCTGATAGGGATCTTAAGGATCCATGTCGGTAAAGAGTATGCCCAAGCAGGATAGAAGAGAAGGTCCCTTTGCTTGAAAAATACAGGAAGTTTCATGATAGTCATGGCAAGCTCTGAGAACCCATTAAACATAACTACGATCACTGTAAAGAACATATCACCCATGAAAATACCCCCATCGTCAACTGTATTCTTATGCATCTCAGTCCGGAGAAATAGGGTCATTGATATAAAAGCCAATATAATGAGCTGAAACCAAAAACCACAAGAAATCAATATGCCTAGTACTCATTGAGCTTCGCTGAACAAATCTTCTTTTCAAATAGTGTTAGCACTTTTTTCGAACTATTTTCCAACAAATTATAGAAATCCACAGTATGATTCCAATTTACATTAAACACCACTTACCTGAGTCATCTTGAAAATGTAGACGAACGAATTCCTCTTCATAAGCAAAAATTCTCTATCAATGCAAGCTTTAAGCAATTCCTTCTTGCTAACACCATACGTCTGAGTTGTTAAGGCTGCAGGGTGACCCTTGGACTTGTCAAATGGAGTAGAAAGCTCATCACCAAGTTTTCGACCAATATGAAATGACTGAAATGCTTCAGCAAATTCCTTGGAAGATATAAAATTATATGGCTCTTCTTTATCCGCCCAGTACTGCTCCTGATCTTTCCTTGATGTTACCTATAATACAGCAGgcgagggaaaaaaaaaaaaaaaaaaaaaaaaaaacataaggttAGGAAAAAGGACCTCTCTGAAGAACGAGAAAGTGGTAACACAACAATAGGAGTGCAAATTCTTACTTCTTGTAAGAAGTCAGCTACTCCTTTCCTCTCTGGACATTTGAATCCCATGTGCTCAAAGAACTCGATCACATTTTCGCGGGGGCCTTGGTACACGACTTGCCCATCAGACAGCACAATTATGTCATCAAATAGGTCGTAGGTTTCTGGTGCCGGTTGGAGAAGAGAGATAACAGCAGTTCCACTGAGGATGTGAATGGATTCTCTGAGTGATTTCACTATCTGAAATGTTGTTGAACTGTCTAAACCAGTTGATATCTCATCCATAAAAAGTGCTCTTGCCGGTCCAACCAGCATCTCCCCTGCAGTTATGGATCAGAATTTTCAATAACCAATAGGCAAGGAAAGTATGTCCAACATTAGTTACGGCAGTATGGTAATCAACGGTTTACCTGTTGTGACTCGCTTCTTTTGTCCGCCAGAAATACCTCGTACCATTTCGTCCCCCACCATGATGTCTGCGCAAACCTCAAGTCCCAAAACCTGCAAAGTTTGTGTTAGCATCTGAAAGAAAAATGGTCCCAAAATCTGATACATTTATCTAATTTGAGCTTAAACTTAGAAGGAAAACGAATCCACCTTGAGTATATAATCTGTAACTACACTGGTCTCCTGTCCTTCCAGCGATGCTGCCTGCAAAAGTTGAAAAGCATTTCAAGATATTGAAACGGATTTTTTCAACAACACTTTTGCATTATCTGAAATATGTTATAAACAGAAAGTTCTGTGGATATTAAGTTTACCTTCATGTAGATATCTAGATCAGGATCTGGCATGATATTtgcttccttttctctccttgATAATTCTGCCAACATTTCTGAAAATTTGACAAATGAAAAATTCGTTTCAGATTCATGAGAATACTTCAGTTTAAACCACAAATGTCAAATGTTTTGGGGTTTCAACTTGCCATAACGTGGTCCGACCCCTTGACATCTTGCCGAAAAAGCCAATGTTTCTCTCACTGTCATTTCCCCTATGTGGAGATCATGCTGACTAATATAAGCCGAGGTCCTCTCTGGCACAAACTCTTCCATCCCATGT encodes the following:
- the LOC137717562 gene encoding pleiotropic drug resistance protein 1-like isoform X1, whose protein sequence is MDNGSGDIIRVSSARLSSSNIWRNSTMDVFSKSSHDEDDEEALKWAAIEKLPTYLRIRRGILTEEEGKGREIDIKNLGLLERKNVLERLVKTAEEDNEKFLLKLKDRINRVGLDMPTIEVRYEHLNVEAEAYVGGRALPTIFNFVANILEGCLNFVHILPSRKHPLPILANVSGIIKPRRMTLLLGPPGSGKTTLLLALAGKLAKDLKFSGRVAYNGHGMEEFVPERTSAYISQHDLHIGEMTVRETLAFSARCQGVGPRYEMLAELSRREKEANIMPDPDLDIYMKAASLEGQETSVVTDYILKVLGLEVCADIMVGDEMVRGISGGQKKRVTTGEMLVGPARALFMDEISTGLDSSTTFQIVKSLRESIHILSGTAVISLLQPAPETYDLFDDIIVLSDGQVVYQGPRENVIEFFEHMGFKCPERKGVADFLQEVTSRKDQEQYWADKEEPYNFISSKEFAEAFQSFHIGRKLGDELSTPFDKSKGHPAALTTQTYGVSKKELLKACIDREFLLMKRNSFVYIFKMTQLIILAFISMTLFLRTEMHKNTVDDGGIFMGDMFFTVIVVMFNGFSELAMTIMKLPVFFKQRDLLFYPAWAYSLPTWILKIPISFVEVAVWVVMTYYVIGFDPNIERFFRQYLLLLLLNQMASGLFRFMGALGRNIIVANTFGSFALLAVLVLGGFVLSRDNVKKWWIWGYWASPMMYGQNAIAVNEFLGDSWSHVPPNSTESLGVMVLKSRGVFIQPYWYWIGVGATVGYIFLFNFFYTLALKFLNRKYLCTYVFWYFHMSIITNDPNNYFAAFGKPQAVLSKEALAEKLTDKAGDSVELSSRGKNSSGENESRRSVSSRTLSARVGSITEANQNKKRGMVLPFEPLWITFDEIKYAVDMPQEMKKQGVTEDRLPLLKGVTGAFRPGVLTALMGISGAGKTTLMDVLAGRKTGGFIEGNITISGYPKKQETFARISGYCEQTDIHSPHVTVYESLVYSASLRLPPEVDSTTRKMFIEEVMDLVELTSIREALVGLPGVNGLSTEQRKRLTIAVELVANPSIIFMDEPTSGLDARAAAIVMRTVRNTVDTGRTVVCTIHQPSIDIFDSFDELFLLKRGGEEIYVGPLGRHSAHLIKYFEDIDGVPKIKDGYNPATWMLEITAAAQEAVLGVNFTDIYRNSELYRRNKAMIKELSTPPAGSKDLYFPTQYSQSFFSQCMACLWKQHLSYWRNPPYSAVRLLFTIFIALMFGTIFWDLGSKRRNQQDLFNAMGSIYAAVLFIGYQNSSSVQPVVAIERTVFYRERAAGMYSALPYAFGQVVIELPYIFVQTIIYGVIVYTMIGFEWTVSKFLWYIFFMYFTFLYFTFYGMMTVAVTPNHNIGAIVASAFYAIWNLFSGFIVPRTRMPIWWRWYYWICPVSYTLYGLITSQFGDIKDKFDSGESVEHFVRNYFGYRRDLLGVIAAVHVGICVLFGFTFAFSIKAFNFQKR